A stretch of the Bacillus anthracis str. Vollum genome encodes the following:
- a CDS encoding DUF58 domain-containing protein: MKRTLRALYHVTKLLLIPLCLVLTFVYAMLQGGFVSWFLFYSMVPIGLYSLLLPFYALRGAEVKRITNQNDYVAGERFVSTITIKRKFPFPLLYLVIEDELPPHLTSCRQTKMNKTILFPGLKRNISFQYAIDTIPRGEHTFSSVRVKTGDLFSMMEKEVTFSVPDTFLIYPQYVDITYQQLENHFEQGALSANINFTKDSTISVGLRDYKPGDRFSWIDWKATARTNNIMTKEFEQQRSHNIMIFIDRTESPLFESVVTFTASIVRAVLKQNSPASFVSVGKERTFFPLDNGDSQLQQIFCHLAKVQADSVFPLSQSVEMELRKVYEPVTIILVTSDLSPDIQKAADYTAIQNRKLLVFIVKEKPNQLSHRELSILETLQKRKIFVNVVYGNQYTNVFFEVSK, translated from the coding sequence ATGAAACGCACGCTACGAGCACTATATCACGTTACGAAGTTATTACTAATCCCTTTATGCCTAGTGTTAACATTTGTGTATGCTATGCTTCAAGGAGGATTTGTAAGTTGGTTTTTATTTTACAGTATGGTTCCTATTGGTCTTTATTCACTTTTACTCCCCTTCTACGCTTTACGGGGTGCTGAAGTAAAAAGAATAACAAATCAAAACGATTATGTAGCAGGAGAACGATTTGTAAGCACGATTACAATAAAAAGAAAATTTCCTTTCCCCTTACTTTATTTAGTTATAGAAGATGAACTGCCACCACACCTTACAAGTTGTAGACAAACAAAGATGAATAAAACAATACTCTTTCCAGGATTAAAACGAAATATTTCGTTTCAATATGCAATTGACACAATCCCTAGAGGAGAGCACACTTTTTCAAGCGTACGAGTCAAAACTGGTGATCTATTCAGTATGATGGAGAAAGAAGTAACTTTTTCAGTTCCGGATACATTTTTAATCTATCCTCAGTATGTAGATATAACGTATCAGCAATTGGAAAACCATTTCGAACAAGGAGCGCTCTCAGCAAATATAAATTTCACAAAAGACTCTACCATTTCTGTCGGTTTGAGAGACTATAAACCTGGTGACCGCTTTTCATGGATTGATTGGAAAGCAACTGCAAGAACAAACAACATCATGACGAAAGAGTTTGAACAACAGCGTAGCCATAATATTATGATATTCATAGACAGAACTGAGTCCCCTCTATTCGAATCAGTCGTCACATTTACTGCCTCTATTGTCAGGGCTGTATTGAAGCAAAATTCACCAGCGTCATTTGTGTCTGTGGGAAAAGAACGAACTTTTTTCCCTTTAGACAATGGAGATAGTCAGTTGCAGCAAATCTTTTGTCATTTAGCGAAAGTACAAGCGGACAGTGTATTCCCGCTCTCCCAGAGTGTAGAAATGGAATTAAGAAAAGTTTATGAGCCCGTAACAATTATACTTGTGACAAGCGATCTTTCTCCCGATATTCAAAAGGCGGCTGACTATACCGCTATACAAAATAGAAAATTACTAGTTTTTATTGTAAAAGAAAAACCAAATCAACTCTCACATCGAGAACTAAGTATTTTAGAAACTCTACAAAAACGAAAAATATTTGTAAATGTAGTTTATGGAAACCAGTATACAAACGTGTTTTTTGAGGTGAGCAAATGA
- a CDS encoding AAA family ATPase, with product MHQLDSLHPIIEKIINNIEKLMVGKRKETILALTALLAEGHVLLEDVPGVGKTMLVRALSKSIDADYKRIQFTPDLLPSDVTGVSIYNPKELQFEFKPGPIMGNFILADEINRTSPKTQSALLESMEEGNITIDGMTRPLPKPFFVMATQNPVEYEGTYPLPEAQLDRFLLKLKMGYPTPEEELLYLQQSVREVSMDKGIKHYIVKLVSQTRSYSSIQLGASPRGSIALMKASQAYAFIHGRNYVIPDDVKFLAPYVLAHRLILKMEAKFEGITGEQVISKIVARTTVPTQRKMNL from the coding sequence ATGCACCAGCTTGATTCATTACATCCCATTATAGAAAAAATAATCAACAATATTGAAAAGTTAATGGTCGGAAAACGAAAAGAAACGATCTTAGCTTTGACAGCTCTCTTAGCTGAAGGTCATGTACTATTAGAAGATGTTCCTGGCGTCGGGAAAACAATGTTAGTACGGGCACTTTCTAAATCTATTGATGCTGATTACAAACGTATTCAATTTACACCTGATTTACTTCCATCAGATGTAACAGGTGTTTCTATTTACAATCCGAAAGAGCTCCAATTCGAGTTCAAGCCTGGACCAATCATGGGGAATTTTATACTTGCTGATGAAATTAATCGTACATCTCCCAAAACACAATCTGCCTTACTTGAAAGTATGGAAGAAGGCAATATTACAATAGATGGTATGACAAGACCGTTACCAAAACCGTTCTTTGTAATGGCTACACAAAATCCGGTCGAATATGAGGGAACATACCCTTTACCAGAAGCACAGCTCGACCGTTTCTTGTTGAAACTAAAAATGGGATATCCTACACCAGAAGAAGAATTACTTTATTTGCAACAAAGCGTACGGGAAGTAAGTATGGACAAAGGAATTAAGCATTACATTGTAAAGCTTGTTAGTCAGACTCGTTCTTATAGTTCTATACAACTAGGTGCAAGTCCGCGTGGCTCGATTGCTTTAATGAAAGCTTCACAAGCTTATGCATTCATCCATGGCAGAAATTATGTTATTCCAGACGATGTTAAATTTTTAGCTCCTTACGTGTTAGCTCACAGACTCATTCTAAAAATGGAAGCAAAATTTGAAGGAATAACAGGGGAACAAGTTATTTCAAAAATCGTTGCACGAACTACCGTGCCGACTCAAAGGAAGATGAACCTTTAA
- a CDS encoding nitrate reductase subunit alpha, with translation MKKKPSALMRRLKYFSPIDRYNDNHTQETYEDREWENVYRKRWQHDKVIRSTHGVNCTGSCSWNIYVKDGIVTWEGQELNYPTTGPDMPDFEPRGCPRGASFSWYIYSPLRVKYPYVRGVLWSMWLEELQNNESPLDAWKSIVENPEKARKYKQARGKGGFVRANWDEVLQLVSASLLYTVMKYGPDRNVGFSPIPAMSMLSHAAGSRFMQLMGGPMLSFYDWYADLPPASPQIWGDQTDVPESSDWYNSGYIMTWGSNVPMTRTPDAHFLAEVRYKGTKVVSVSPDFAESTKFADDWISVKQGTDGALAMAMGHVILQEFYVDNQVEYFTKYAKQYTDFPFFVTLKQKGDQFVADRFLNASDIGRETKLGEWKPVLWNENTNDFATPHGTMGSRWDNEKKWNLRLEDEETGGKIDPRLSLLGMEDSVQTVQIPYFSDDGNTVLERTIPVKKVMTEEGEVFVTTVYDLTLANYGVNRGLGGQEPKDFNDDVPFTPAWQEKMTGVKRELIIQIAREFAQNAVDTNGRSMIIVGAGINHWFNSDTIYRAVLNLVLLVGAQGVNGGGWAHYVGQEKLRPAEGWQTIAMAKDWQGPPKLQNGTSFFYFVTDQWRYEDTPVGHLASPVEGNSRYQHHGDYNVLAARLGWLPSYPTFEKNGIELYKEAVAAGATTQEEIGKYVAQKLKEKELKFAIEDPDNKNNFPRNLFVWRANLISSSGKGHEYFLKHLLGTTNGLMNDDRDSLRPEEIKWHEDAPEGKLDLLINLDFRMAGTALYSDIVLPASTWYEKHDLSSTDMHPFVHPFNPAIGSPWEARSDWDIFTSLSKAVSDLAEKIDLDPMKEVVATPLLHDTPQELAQPLGKIKDWSKGECEPIPGKTMPQIHVVERDYKTIYDKMTALGPNAGKQPIGTKGISWSAEKEYEQLKSRLGVVRTDSIAKGCPDIKEAINAAEAVLTLSSTTNGHMAVKAWEALEKQTDLKLRDLAEEREEECFTFEQITAQPKTVITSPAFTGSEKGGRRYSPFTTNVERLIPWRTITGRQSFYLDHDMMKEFGETMATFKPILQHKPFRKSRPEVEGKEITLNYLTPHNKWSIHSMYFDSLPMLTLFRGGPTVWMNKEDAAEAGVADNDWIECFNRNGVVVARAVVTHRIPRGMAFMHHAQDRHINVPGTKLTSNRGGTHNSPTRIHVKPTHMIGGYGQLSYGFNYYGPTGNQRDLNVVIRKLKEVDWLED, from the coding sequence ATGAAGAAGAAACCTTCAGCACTAATGAGACGTTTAAAATATTTTTCACCAATAGATCGTTATAACGATAATCATACACAAGAAACATATGAAGATCGTGAATGGGAAAATGTGTATAGAAAGCGTTGGCAGCATGATAAAGTAATTCGTTCTACACATGGTGTGAACTGTACTGGTTCATGTAGTTGGAACATTTATGTGAAAGATGGAATTGTAACTTGGGAAGGACAGGAGCTTAACTATCCAACAACAGGTCCAGATATGCCTGACTTTGAACCACGAGGATGTCCACGTGGAGCGAGTTTTTCTTGGTACATTTATAGTCCACTTCGTGTGAAATATCCGTATGTACGTGGTGTTCTTTGGAGTATGTGGCTAGAGGAATTACAAAATAATGAGTCACCATTAGATGCTTGGAAAAGCATTGTGGAAAACCCTGAAAAAGCACGCAAGTATAAGCAGGCACGTGGTAAAGGGGGATTCGTTCGTGCGAATTGGGATGAAGTGTTACAACTCGTTTCAGCTTCATTATTATATACAGTAATGAAATACGGTCCAGACCGAAATGTTGGCTTTTCACCAATTCCAGCTATGTCGATGTTAAGTCATGCTGCAGGCAGCCGCTTTATGCAACTTATGGGCGGGCCAATGCTTAGTTTTTATGATTGGTATGCAGATTTACCACCAGCTTCGCCGCAAATTTGGGGCGATCAAACAGATGTACCAGAAAGTAGTGATTGGTATAACTCTGGTTACATTATGACGTGGGGTTCAAATGTACCGATGACGAGAACACCAGATGCTCACTTTTTAGCAGAGGTTCGATATAAAGGAACGAAAGTCGTTTCTGTCAGTCCTGACTTTGCTGAATCTACGAAGTTTGCGGATGATTGGATTAGTGTGAAACAAGGTACAGACGGTGCACTTGCGATGGCAATGGGGCACGTGATCTTACAAGAATTTTACGTAGATAATCAAGTGGAATACTTCACAAAGTATGCGAAGCAATATACTGATTTTCCTTTCTTCGTTACATTGAAACAAAAAGGAGACCAATTCGTTGCGGATCGATTCTTAAATGCTTCTGATATTGGACGCGAAACAAAGTTAGGAGAATGGAAACCTGTACTTTGGAACGAGAACACGAATGATTTTGCAACACCTCATGGCACAATGGGGTCACGTTGGGATAACGAAAAGAAATGGAATTTACGTTTAGAAGATGAAGAAACAGGTGGAAAGATTGATCCACGTCTTTCTTTACTTGGAATGGAAGATAGTGTTCAAACGGTGCAAATTCCGTACTTCTCTGATGATGGAAACACAGTGTTAGAACGTACAATTCCAGTGAAAAAGGTTATGACAGAAGAAGGCGAAGTGTTCGTTACAACCGTATACGACTTAACGTTAGCAAATTACGGTGTGAACCGAGGGCTTGGCGGACAAGAGCCGAAAGACTTCAATGATGACGTGCCGTTTACACCTGCATGGCAAGAGAAAATGACAGGAGTAAAACGTGAGCTTATTATTCAAATCGCTCGTGAGTTCGCACAAAATGCTGTTGATACGAACGGTCGCTCAATGATTATTGTCGGAGCTGGTATTAACCATTGGTTTAACTCTGATACGATTTATCGCGCCGTTTTAAATCTTGTACTTCTCGTCGGAGCACAAGGTGTAAACGGCGGTGGCTGGGCGCATTACGTTGGGCAAGAAAAATTACGACCAGCAGAAGGATGGCAAACAATCGCAATGGCAAAAGATTGGCAAGGGCCACCAAAATTACAAAATGGTACATCTTTCTTCTATTTCGTAACAGATCAATGGCGCTATGAAGATACACCAGTGGGACATTTAGCATCACCAGTCGAAGGCAACTCTCGTTATCAACATCACGGTGATTACAACGTATTAGCGGCGCGACTTGGCTGGTTACCTTCGTATCCGACATTTGAGAAAAATGGAATTGAACTATATAAAGAAGCTGTTGCTGCTGGTGCAACAACCCAAGAAGAAATCGGAAAATATGTTGCACAAAAATTAAAAGAAAAAGAACTAAAATTTGCGATTGAAGATCCAGATAACAAAAATAACTTCCCACGCAACTTATTCGTATGGCGTGCGAACTTAATTTCAAGTTCCGGTAAAGGGCACGAATATTTCTTAAAACATTTATTAGGTACAACAAATGGATTAATGAATGACGATAGGGATTCGTTACGACCAGAAGAAATTAAGTGGCATGAGGATGCACCAGAAGGGAAGCTTGATTTACTCATTAACTTAGACTTCCGTATGGCTGGAACAGCGCTTTATTCTGATATCGTCTTACCAGCTTCAACTTGGTACGAAAAACACGATTTAAGCAGTACAGATATGCATCCATTTGTTCATCCGTTTAATCCAGCAATCGGTTCACCATGGGAAGCACGTTCTGACTGGGATATTTTCACTTCACTTTCTAAAGCTGTGTCAGATTTAGCAGAGAAAATTGATCTTGACCCAATGAAAGAAGTTGTGGCAACACCACTTCTTCACGATACACCGCAAGAATTAGCACAACCACTTGGTAAGATTAAAGATTGGAGCAAAGGTGAGTGTGAACCAATACCCGGTAAAACGATGCCACAAATTCATGTTGTCGAAAGGGATTATAAAACGATTTATGACAAAATGACTGCGCTAGGACCAAATGCCGGGAAACAACCGATTGGTACGAAAGGAATTTCTTGGTCAGCAGAAAAAGAGTATGAGCAATTAAAGAGCCGGTTAGGAGTTGTTCGAACAGATTCTATTGCGAAAGGTTGTCCAGACATAAAAGAAGCAATCAATGCTGCTGAAGCGGTATTAACGCTTTCTTCTACAACAAACGGTCATATGGCTGTAAAAGCATGGGAAGCACTTGAAAAACAAACAGATTTAAAATTACGTGATTTAGCAGAAGAACGTGAAGAAGAATGCTTCACATTTGAACAAATTACAGCGCAGCCAAAAACAGTAATTACTTCTCCAGCCTTTACAGGTTCTGAAAAAGGTGGGCGCCGTTACTCACCATTTACAACAAATGTAGAACGTCTCATCCCTTGGAGAACAATCACTGGACGACAATCTTTCTATTTAGATCATGACATGATGAAAGAATTTGGTGAAACGATGGCAACATTTAAACCAATTCTACAACATAAACCGTTCCGTAAATCACGGCCTGAAGTAGAAGGAAAAGAAATTACATTAAACTATTTAACGCCGCATAATAAGTGGTCCATTCATAGTATGTACTTTGATTCATTACCGATGTTAACGCTGTTTAGAGGTGGTCCAACCGTTTGGATGAATAAAGAGGATGCAGCTGAAGCAGGCGTTGCGGATAATGATTGGATCGAGTGTTTTAACCGTAACGGTGTTGTTGTAGCACGTGCTGTTGTAACGCATCGTATACCGAGAGGAATGGCGTTTATGCATCATGCACAAGATCGTCATATAAACGTACCTGGTACGAAATTAACAAGTAACCGCGGGGGAACACATAATAGTCCAACTCGCATTCACGTGAAACCAACACATATGATTGGTGGATATGGTCAATTAAGTTATGGATTTAACTATTATGGTCCAACTGGGAACCAGCGCGATTTAAACGTTGTAATTCGCAAACTGAAGGAGGTAGATTGGCTTGAAGATTAA
- the narH gene encoding nitrate reductase subunit beta, whose product MKIKAQVGMVMNLDKCIGCHTCSVTCKNTWTNRPGAEYMYFNNVETKPGIGYPKQWEDQEKYKGGWELKNGEIQLKSGSKMKRLMNIFHNPDQPTIDDYFEPWNYDYETLTTSPQRKHQPVARPKSAITGEFIDKIEWGPNWEDDLAGGHITGLQDPNVKKMEEEIKTDFENVFMMYLPRICEHCMNPSCVSSCPSGAMYKREEDGIVLVDQNACRAWRFCVSSCPYKKVYVNWQTNKAEKCTMCFPRIEAGMPTICSETCVGRIRYIGVMLYDADKVKEAASVENEKDLYESQLTVFLDPNDPEVVAEAKKQGIPEEWIKAAQESPIYKMIIDWKIALPLHPEYRTMPMVWYIPPLSPIMNMVEGKGSNWQAEEIFPAIDNMRIPIQYLANLLTAGDESHIRLTLKKMAVMRTHMRALQINKEPNEAVLKELGLTKQDVEDMYRLLAIAKYKDRFVIPTSHREQVADLYNEQGSCGLSFAGGPGSCMTIS is encoded by the coding sequence TTGAAGATTAAAGCACAAGTCGGAATGGTAATGAACCTAGATAAATGCATCGGCTGCCATACTTGTAGCGTAACGTGCAAAAACACCTGGACAAATCGTCCAGGTGCTGAATATATGTATTTCAATAACGTAGAAACAAAACCTGGTATTGGTTATCCGAAGCAGTGGGAGGATCAGGAGAAATATAAAGGCGGCTGGGAATTGAAAAATGGTGAAATTCAGCTGAAATCCGGTTCGAAAATGAAGCGCCTTATGAATATTTTCCACAATCCAGATCAACCAACAATCGATGATTACTTTGAACCGTGGAACTATGATTATGAAACATTAACAACTAGTCCGCAGCGTAAGCATCAGCCAGTTGCTCGTCCAAAATCAGCAATTACAGGCGAATTTATCGACAAAATTGAATGGGGTCCAAACTGGGAAGATGATTTAGCTGGTGGACATATAACAGGATTACAAGATCCGAACGTAAAGAAAATGGAAGAAGAAATTAAAACCGATTTTGAAAATGTTTTTATGATGTATTTACCACGCATATGCGAACATTGTATGAATCCATCTTGCGTATCGTCTTGTCCATCTGGTGCGATGTATAAACGGGAAGAAGATGGGATTGTTCTTGTAGATCAAAATGCATGTCGTGCATGGAGATTCTGCGTATCGTCTTGCCCATATAAAAAAGTGTACGTTAACTGGCAAACGAATAAAGCGGAAAAATGTACAATGTGTTTCCCGCGTATTGAAGCTGGTATGCCAACAATTTGTTCGGAAACATGTGTAGGGCGTATTCGGTATATTGGAGTAATGCTATATGACGCTGACAAGGTAAAAGAAGCGGCTTCTGTTGAGAATGAAAAAGATTTATATGAATCTCAGCTTACTGTTTTCCTAGATCCAAATGATCCAGAAGTAGTAGCTGAAGCGAAAAAACAAGGCATTCCTGAAGAATGGATTAAAGCGGCGCAAGAGTCGCCAATCTATAAAATGATTATCGATTGGAAAATTGCTCTGCCTCTTCATCCAGAGTATCGTACAATGCCGATGGTTTGGTATATCCCGCCGCTTAGCCCAATTATGAACATGGTGGAAGGGAAAGGTAGTAACTGGCAAGCAGAAGAGATTTTCCCAGCTATTGATAATATGCGTATTCCAATTCAATATTTAGCGAATTTACTCACTGCAGGAGATGAATCACATATTCGACTTACATTGAAAAAAATGGCTGTTATGCGAACACATATGAGAGCACTGCAAATTAATAAAGAACCAAATGAGGCTGTATTAAAAGAACTTGGCTTAACGAAACAGGATGTAGAAGATATGTATCGTCTTCTTGCTATCGCAAAATATAAAGATCGTTTTGTTATCCCGACGTCTCACCGCGAACAAGTTGCAGACTTATATAACGAACAAGGAAGCTGTGGTTTATCATTTGCAGGTGGTCCAGGTTCTTGTATGACAATTTCTTAA
- the narJ gene encoding nitrate reductase molybdenum cofactor assembly chaperone → MKQSLQIAFSCSSFLLSYPELGWREALTELLEEIEAIEQEDVKAELTTFIKQALHKTNDQLIDSYVYTFDFGKKTNMYLTYMNTGEQRERGIELLELKQHYKKSGFEVTDKELPDYLPLLLEFFANANEQDSEPIMSKYKENIQALHVQLKEADSMYEPILSAVLLAIDTWGVQTN, encoded by the coding sequence ATGAAACAAAGTCTACAAATTGCTTTTTCTTGTTCTTCATTCCTTCTCTCTTACCCGGAACTTGGGTGGAGAGAAGCTTTAACTGAATTACTAGAAGAGATTGAAGCAATTGAACAGGAAGACGTTAAAGCGGAACTTACAACATTTATAAAACAAGCACTACATAAAACGAACGATCAACTTATTGATAGTTACGTATATACATTTGATTTTGGTAAGAAGACAAATATGTATTTAACGTATATGAACACCGGTGAACAAAGAGAAAGAGGTATTGAATTACTAGAGTTAAAACAGCACTATAAAAAATCTGGTTTTGAAGTAACAGATAAAGAACTACCTGATTACTTACCGCTATTACTCGAGTTTTTTGCAAATGCAAATGAGCAAGACAGCGAACCAATTATGAGTAAATACAAGGAGAATATACAAGCATTACACGTTCAGTTAAAAGAAGCAGATAGTATGTATGAACCAATTCTTTCGGCTGTTTTACTTGCTATCGATACATGGGGTGTACAGACAAATTAG
- the narI gene encoding respiratory nitrate reductase subunit gamma produces the protein MMDQFLWVLFPYIIFAIFIGGHIFRYNYDQFGWTSKSSELLEKKMLRIGSILFHFGIMFVIGGHVMGILIPEAVYRSIGISEHMYHVVAISFGLPAGIASIIGLIILTYRRVTVKRIIATSTKGDYIALILLLIVMLAGLSSTFLNIDSKGFDYRTTIGPWFRSLFIFQPKVEYMTEVPVWFKIHILAGLGLFAVWPFTRLVHVFSAPIKYISRSYVIYRRRIPNELKK, from the coding sequence ATGATGGATCAATTTCTATGGGTATTGTTTCCCTATATCATTTTTGCAATCTTTATCGGTGGACATATTTTCAGATACAACTATGATCAATTTGGTTGGACATCAAAATCTAGTGAACTATTAGAAAAGAAAATGCTCCGAATCGGAAGTATATTATTCCACTTTGGGATTATGTTCGTAATTGGCGGGCATGTTATGGGGATTTTAATTCCAGAAGCTGTATACCGTTCCATAGGTATTTCTGAGCATATGTATCATGTAGTAGCAATTAGTTTTGGTCTTCCGGCAGGTATTGCTTCTATCATCGGTTTAATTATATTAACGTACCGCCGCGTAACTGTAAAACGTATCATTGCAACAAGTACAAAGGGAGATTATATTGCGCTTATTCTATTACTTATCGTAATGTTAGCAGGACTTTCCTCAACGTTTTTAAATATCGACTCAAAAGGATTTGATTATCGTACAACGATCGGTCCATGGTTCCGAAGCCTCTTCATTTTCCAACCGAAAGTTGAATATATGACGGAAGTACCTGTATGGTTTAAAATTCATATTCTTGCAGGGCTAGGGCTTTTCGCAGTATGGCCATTCACAAGACTGGTACATGTATTTAGTGCCCCAATTAAATATATAAGCCGTAGTTATGTTATTTACAGAAGACGTATTCCGAATGAATTGAAAAAATAA
- a CDS encoding GntR family transcriptional regulator — translation MKIILSNVSNQPLYQQIKEQIKESIFNDELKEGEQLPSIRLLANDLHVSVLTTKRVYAELEAEGFIITRVGKGTYVAPTNLELLMESKRHMVEVKLAEVCQIARSIGIHADDLHSMMDLILEEEESGK, via the coding sequence ATGAAAATAATTTTAAGTAATGTGTCAAATCAACCTTTATATCAGCAAATAAAGGAACAGATTAAAGAATCGATATTTAACGATGAGTTAAAAGAAGGCGAACAGCTACCATCAATTCGCTTATTGGCCAACGACTTACATGTAAGTGTATTAACTACAAAAAGGGTCTATGCGGAACTAGAAGCAGAAGGTTTTATTATTACTAGGGTTGGTAAAGGAACCTATGTAGCTCCCACAAACTTAGAGTTATTAATGGAATCAAAGCGCCACATGGTAGAAGTCAAACTTGCAGAAGTCTGTCAAATTGCTCGAAGTATAGGAATTCATGCGGATGATCTCCATTCAATGATGGACTTAATTTTAGAAGAGGAGGAGAGTGGCAAATGA
- a CDS encoding ABC transporter ATP-binding protein: MNAVLEVNKLNKSYGNFSLKDVTFSLEKDCITGFIGTNGSGKTTTIKAILGRILKDSGNIRFSGKDMDKNERKSKNKIGIVLDEGYFYDELTLKEMKNVIAPSYTDWDEAVFLSYIKQFNLNLRQKISTLSKGMRMKFAVALALSHHADLLIMDEPTSGLDPLVRNELMNILLDFMKEPGKSVFFSTHITSDLDKIADIIILINVGGIVVNEEKDILVETHALVKGDNRLINEQTKSLFLNLHQSQYGFEGITHKKDDVHRLMPDVLMERPTIEDIMLSYIGGNNHVN; this comes from the coding sequence ATGAATGCTGTACTAGAAGTGAATAAACTAAACAAATCTTATGGTAATTTTTCATTAAAAGATGTTACTTTTTCACTTGAAAAAGACTGTATAACAGGGTTTATTGGTACGAATGGTTCTGGGAAAACTACTACGATTAAAGCAATCCTTGGACGTATTTTAAAAGATTCCGGAAATATTAGGTTTTCCGGAAAAGATATGGATAAAAATGAAAGGAAATCTAAAAACAAAATTGGCATTGTGTTAGATGAGGGGTATTTCTATGATGAATTAACATTGAAAGAAATGAAAAATGTGATTGCCCCTTCTTATACTGACTGGGATGAAGCAGTCTTCTTATCTTATATTAAACAATTTAATTTAAATCTAAGACAAAAAATTTCTACTCTATCTAAAGGGATGCGGATGAAATTTGCGGTTGCTTTGGCTTTATCACACCATGCAGACTTACTGATAATGGATGAACCAACAAGTGGTTTGGATCCATTAGTACGGAATGAATTGATGAATATTCTTCTGGATTTTATGAAGGAACCAGGTAAAAGTGTCTTTTTTTCTACTCATATTACCTCTGATTTAGATAAAATTGCCGATATAATTATTTTAATTAATGTTGGGGGAATTGTAGTTAATGAGGAAAAAGATATATTAGTAGAGACTCATGCATTAGTAAAAGGTGACAATCGGTTAATTAATGAGCAAACTAAATCTCTTTTTTTAAATTTGCACCAATCTCAATATGGGTTTGAGGGGATTACTCATAAAAAAGATGATGTGCATCGCCTAATGCCTGATGTATTAATGGAAAGACCAACTATAGAAGATATTATGCTTTCATACATTGGAGGTAATAATCATGTTAATTAA
- a CDS encoding Crp/Fnr family transcriptional regulator, whose amino-acid sequence MANSMTLSQDLKELLASVEYKMQIKKGNFIFQEGMEATELYIIHSGKVQISKLSADGQELTLRICSAYDIIGELTLFTDNAKYLLNSKCLEDVEVGVIKREALEKELLQKPALVFEFMKWISEHLRRMQTKFRDLVLHGKKGALYSTLIRMTNSYGVLKENGILIDLPLTNQELANFCATSRESVNRMLNELKKQGTISIHKGKITIHDLQFLKCEIACEDCSASVCSID is encoded by the coding sequence GTGGCAAACAGTATGACATTATCTCAAGATTTAAAAGAATTACTTGCATCTGTTGAATATAAAATGCAGATAAAAAAAGGTAATTTTATTTTTCAAGAAGGTATGGAGGCAACCGAACTCTATATCATCCACTCAGGAAAAGTACAAATTAGTAAACTTAGTGCTGACGGACAAGAACTAACACTTCGAATTTGTTCGGCATACGACATTATTGGAGAATTAACATTGTTCACGGATAATGCGAAGTATTTATTAAATTCAAAATGCCTTGAAGATGTTGAAGTAGGCGTTATAAAGCGTGAAGCGTTAGAAAAAGAATTACTCCAAAAACCAGCTCTTGTATTTGAATTTATGAAATGGATTAGTGAACATTTAAGAAGAATGCAAACGAAGTTCCGAGATTTAGTATTACACGGCAAAAAAGGTGCCTTATATTCTACTCTCATACGAATGACAAATAGTTATGGTGTTTTAAAAGAAAATGGTATTCTCATCGATTTACCGTTAACGAATCAAGAACTTGCTAATTTCTGTGCAACTTCACGTGAAAGTGTAAATCGAATGTTAAATGAATTAAAAAAGCAAGGGACAATTTCTATTCATAAAGGAAAGATTACAATCCACGATTTACAATTTTTAAAATGTGAAATTGCTTGTGAAGATTGTTCTGCTTCTGTTTGTAGTATCGATTAG